One Pseudomonas syringae CC1557 genomic window, TTCGTCGGGTTCCTTCGTCCTGACACTGATCCGGAGGTCGCCGCAACGGGCCATCCATGGCCCGGTGCGGCTAGCCTGGCGTCCTGCCAGGCTACCCCCGGATCAGCGCCAGGACTCAGCCGTCACTTACGTCGCACCCTGCGTCGTCAGTGCCATCGCGATAAAAAAGCGCTTTTACATACGTTGCATGGATAGTTATCTCAAAACGTATGGATAGCCTTGAGCGCTGGAGCGTTCGGAACCTCTAACTCTCGTGCCTATGCCGTTACTGCTCGTCCAGTGCAAACTCGGTCAGGCAGAACGTCGGGATCTTCAGGTCGTTAAGACGCTTGGAACCGCCCAGCTCCGGCAGGTCGATAATCGCAGCGGCCTCATACACTTCGGCGCCCATGCGGCGAATCAGGTTGGCAGCGGCAATCAGGGTGCCGCCTGTGGCAATCAGGTCGTCGAACATCACCACCGAATCTCCTTCACACAGGCTATCTGCGTGAACCTCCAGATAAGCTTCGCCGTATTCGGTCTGATACGCCTCGGAGAGCACATCGGCCGGCAATTTGCCCTGTTTGCGGAACAGCACCAGCGGCTTGTTCAATTGGTAGGCCACCACCGAACCAATCAGAAAGCCGCGCGCATCCATGACACCGATGTGGCTGAAGTCTGCCTCGATATAGCGCTGAACGAA contains:
- a CDS encoding adenine phosphoribosyltransferase: MTFDQPNFKSLIRPVVDFPKPGVVFRDITPLFQSPKATRQVIDAFVQRYIEADFSHIGVMDARGFLIGSVVAYQLNKPLVLFRKQGKLPADVLSEAYQTEYGEAYLEVHADSLCEGDSVVMFDDLIATGGTLIAAANLIRRMGAEVYEAAAIIDLPELGGSKRLNDLKIPTFCLTEFALDEQ